A stretch of DNA from Anopheles ziemanni chromosome 3, idAnoZiCoDA_A2_x.2, whole genome shotgun sequence:
ACGAGCTGCAAAGGAACCGAGCAGATCAAGTGCGATCGTTCCGATCCGTGAGTATGGGATGTGCGCAACCGTGCTGGGTTAGTTTTTCTCTGACTTTTCGCTCTTTGCTTCGACAGCTTCCGAAGTTACGATGGGAGTTGCAATAATCTGAAACACCCGACCTGGGGCAGACGGGGCAATCCCCTGAAGTATTCGATTGCACCGTGCTTCAGCGATTTGGTGTCGAAACCGGCGCGCAGCAAATCCGGAAAGCCGCTGCCACGGAACCGCGTGCTGATATCGGATATCGTCAAAGTTTTGGATGAAACCAGCTCCGGGAGAACCTCAAAAATGAGCATGCACACGGTGTTCTTCAGTGAGGTGGTTAACGGGGATATGATTGGTAGGGCGACGAAGCGCACCCGAAAAGCAACGAATGGCTTCCGAGGCTGTCTGGCGGGTGGATCCGACCGCAGTTCCAACGTTTCTCCCCTCACCAACCCACTGCGGGTGCAGCCCAACGATCGCTACTACGGACCTTTGGGGGTGCGCTGTCTGAACTTCAATCCGCAGGAAAAGGCAAACGATCGGTGCGAGCTGAAGTATGCGGCCGATCGGAACCTGGAGAGTAGCTACCTGGACCTGTCCATTCTCTACACCGACGAGCCGCAGTACGACGAACAGGGCAAGCTTAAGCTGTTCCAGTGTGGAACCTCTGAGGCGATTGCATTGTCGGAGCCGATAAGCGTGCAGAAAATTGCTGTATCCGGGTTGTTTGGCTACCTGCATAACTACTGCGTCGATCGAGTTGCATTATGTCCGAAAGGCTCGGATCGTCGTTCGGTGCGTGAGCGTTGTCGCGCGCTGACCATCGGTGTCTACCAGAAGATTATTTACGAGCAGCTGCTACCGTTTCTCTTCGGCGAGGAACTGTACGAGCGCTGTGGGCTGAACTGCGAGTACAACCCGCACGTCGAATCGGCCGTTTCGCAGGTGTACAAGTCCGGACCGGGTCGTTTCCAGCACACCTGGATACCGGACCAGATGATGTACAAGCCGGGAGGAAAATCCCAATGGCTTCCGTTCAACGTGTTCTTCCACGATCACGAGAAATTCGATTGCACAGCCACGCTTGCCGGACTTGTGGAGTCACCCATCCAAGTTGGTCGACTTTCCAGCGCGGTAGGTCTACTTTCGACTCGGTAATCATTACATACTCATCCTCTGGTGGTTTGTTGTAGTATGCGAACATATTCTACACTGAAAACGGTGTCCATGGAACTTGCCTCACGTGTATCGATTTGGGTCGTAACCGTGAAGCCGGCCTGTGCCCGCTGGTCACATTGAAGCACTACATCGAGCAACTGATCGGCGAGGAAAGCACATGCTacaacacctttgaagattTACGTGACATGTTCTCGCCTGAGGTAGGTCATAACGAAAAAGAACCATTTTCTTGTCATCTGAACACGTGTATGTGACTGTCTTCTAGCTTACTGATTTATTGAAACAATACTACGAATCGCCATCGGATGTGGATGTGCTGCTCTCGATTTTGGAAAAGCGCCGATATCCGGGCTCAAAACTGCCCAAGTTTGTGTCTCAGGTTACCTGTCTCGAGTTCAAGCGGCTCAAATGTACCGATCGGCTCTTCTACACCTGGAATCCGCACTTGGGAGAAGGTAGGTCGGCTATAGCAATCGGGAAATGGGTTCACTTTCATTCGTTTCCTGTACGGTTGTTTGTTTCAGGTGCTCGTCATCTCATAAAAGCCCTCGACTTTACCGCACTGTTTGCCCTGTTCACTGACATGCCGGACGTCCCACTGGAGCCATTTATTGTCGACGGACCCAGAGTCGCTGCGAGTGACGTACGGAGCTACGTGAAATCCCTGGACTATCTTTTCTGTCACCTATAATTTTAAGTTAGTTAAAGTAGCTCCAGCCGACTTTCATAATAAATTCGTTATTATTGACctcacaaacaaaaagaactcAGCGAGGCTGGGTCTATAAGCTGTTATAAAGATTGTGCAAATAGACGATGAAAAGATGACAAGAATCTGGATACTTTGATTGTTTCCTCTCCGAACAGTCCGAGCACGACAGACCGACAtgtgaatgaaagaaaactgaCCCAAACTTAGGTTACTTTCTTGGAGCCCTTACAAAGCCTTGAAAACAGCCACACCCGATGCATATGCTCCGGATGGACAAACAAACATAGTTGAGCGCTGCACGCTGGCAAGACATAACTACGGAAAACAGAACCGTAAACATCTGAAACGGGGCGACAATGTCAACAACAAGCAGCTCAGCAGCGGAAAGATTATAAAAGGCTGCCGCAAAGCCGTGGCCCTACAGAGTGAACTAATTGGCGTTAGCAGGTGCATATCGTGAACAGTTAAAGAACTGCGTGAAGAACATACTGACCCTGAGCACAGTTTGCAACGTTGGTGGTGTGGTGAAGTTAACCACTTAAGAGCGGCGCTGAGCAGAGTGTGACCATCATGGTTTGGCGCACGCACGGTTTTCCGGCGTTTTGGTGGACCGTTATTGCTGTTCTGTCCGGTGTAGTCATAACAACAATCGACCTAGTAACTGCTGAATACGGTATGTCAGGCGGGAGGAGATGAATGAAAAAGTAATGTTAACATTTCAAAGTAATCCTAACTGTGGAGCCCTTTAGAACTTGTTGGTTAGCAAAAAATTGAACGAAACCATTTGTTATTGAAACCATGTTCAGGCACTGTTGAAGGTGCACAACAACGGCTAGAACGATAGAAGTGGAATGTGATGTTTTTGTGGCTTCGAACTCTGATGGGTTTGCGTACtcattattatttacaaacaaaccCACGTTGCAGAACTCAAGTTTCGCCAACTAAAACGGCATGTACGTGACCGTAGAATGATACACGGGAAATTAACCTTGAGAAAAATGTACAGCAAGAACGATGTGAGCACAAACCAGCTATCACAGTCACTGTCACATTCTTGTTTAAAAGACACAAAACCGCTATCATCcgcatttttattgtttcgatTTGGTACAAGTTTGATTTGAACTTTGACGATAGTCACATtacttttgaaacattttcagatTCATACTACCTACCAGAAAGAGCTCAACACTACGAAGGCTATGACCAGCAATGCGGCTATGCGAGCAAATGTTATGGAGACGAAAGGTGCCGACTTTGGTGAATGATGCTCATGTTGaacattattaaaattttcccatttctatCCGCCATGCTCAGCTGTCcaagtgaagaaaaatttagtGAGCTTGAAAAAGAGGCCTTCATCAAAGCAGTCGCCGAGCTGCTGGGCAACGAGGACAAGTCCCAAAGCAGCTGCTACTTGATCGGGCCAACCGAGTTTGATCATGGTTTCTTTCAAACGAAGTCGATCGAAGGTAGCGAAGATCTGAACGTGCGGCGCACGCTCACCACGGACAAGTTTCTGAAGGCTTTGGCGCAAAAGTATGGCAAGTGCCAGCTGCGGAATCTGCTCGAGGGAAAGTGTCACTCCAATGTGACGCTTTCCTGCTGCAATGGATCGGAGCAGATCTCGTGCGATCCCGACTATCCGTGAGTATTGGAAACAACAATCTGGTAATATGGTGTGATAGATAACCGTGCTTGTTCTTCCTCGAATTAGATATCGGAGCTATGATGGTAGCTGTAATAATCTGAACAATCCCTCCTGGGGTAGAAGTGGAAATGCTCTGAAGTATCCCATAGCTCCGTGCTACAGTGACTTGGTGTCAAAGCCCGCTCGTAGCAAGTCCGGCTCGGCGCTTCCGCAAAACCGCAAACTGATCTCCGAGCTGTCGGAGTTCCTGCAGGACTACGGTCCAAATACGTCGTCTTCACTGAACATGTTCCTGATGTTCTTCTTTGAGCTTGTTTCGTCCGACATGATCGGTCGGGTGCACAAACGAACGCAACGGTCTACCCAAGGCTTCCGAGGTTGCCGGGCGGACGGGTTGGATCGTAGTGCGTTTGTGTCGCCTCTTGCGCACCCGCTGCGCGTCAACCAGAACGATCCGTACTACGGAAGCGATGGCATAAGCTGTCTTAACTTCAGCCCACAGGAAAAGGCGAACGATCGGTGCGAACTGAAGTACGTGGCCGAGCGGAACATGCAGAGCAGCTATCTGGATCTGTCCAGCTTGTATGGCACGCAATCTCATTATGATGCCGAGGGCAAGCTCGACCTGTTCCACTGTGGTACTACGGCTACGTTAGTACAAAAGGCTCCGTTAACCGCACAGTTTCAGGCGATTGCCGGTTTGTTCGGCCAGCTGCACAACTACTGCGTCGATCGTGTCCGATCCTGCCCGCAGAGCAAGGGTCTGGTGCAGGAACGCTGCCGTGCACTGACGATCGGCGTGTACCAGAAAATCTTATACGATCAGCTGTTGCCGCTGCTTTTCGGCGAGGAGCTCTACAATCGCTGTGGACTCAGCTGCGAGTACAATCCGTACGTCGAGTCGACCGTTTCGCAGGTGTACAAAAACGGTCCGGGTCGGTTCCCGCATTTCTGGATACCGGACCAGATGATGTACAAGCCGGAGGGGAAATCGGAGTGGCTTCCGTTCAATGTGTTCTTCCGCGAGCACGAGAAGTTTGACTGCACTGGAACTCTAGAGGGTGTGCTAGAATCACCGATACAGACTGATCGACTCGTAGACGCGGTAAGTTCTCGGTTTCCCGTGTTTTTCATGTTCTTATcgatataataaaaataaaacattttattatatCCCAAAGATTGTGAACAAGTTTTACACGCTGGACGGTTGCCGAGGCACCTGCCTCCCGTGCCTCGATTTGGCGCGCAACCGGGACTCGGGCCTCTGCCCGCTGGTCACCTACAAGCACTTTATTGAGCAGCGCGTTGGGGAAACGGGTGACAGCAAGTGTTACAGCACTTTTCAGGATTTGAGTGACATGTTTGACCCAGAGGTAAGTAGCCATTTGATTGGAGTCTCTTGTGTTACCAATATATATTGATCATGTTCCTGTTCTTATCCACTTTCTCATCATTTAGTTGTGCAAGTTTTTGGAGCAACATTACGAGTCGCCTTCGGATGTCGATGTTCTGTTAGCGTTTTTGGACCGGCGTGCATATCCGGGAGCAGCAATGCCGAAGTTGGTGTCCCAAACAACGTGTCTGGAGTTTAAGCGGCTGAAGTGTACCGATCGGTTTTTCTACAGCTGGAATCCGAACTTGGGCGAAGGTGATACCTCGTATCCATTATTTAACGCGAATGCTCACTGAACCatttttttgcacattttcaGGTGCTCGTCATTTGATCGAAATCCTGGACTTTACCGCACTGCTGGCTCTGTTTACCAATATGCATGAGGTGCCGCTTGAGCCATTTGTCGTCGACAGCCCAAAGGTAGCTGCTAAAGATGTTAGAAAGTATCTGGAGAGCGTTGAATACTTGTTCTGCCAGTTGTGAATTGATGAGAAAGAATGATTacttcattattattattttagcGTTCGTAATTGTTTCTGAAATTCATATTATGTTTAATCTACATTAATAAAAGGTACTAGTGTTTGCATATCGATTTGAAAATATCTCTTTTCAAAGATTGtccaatttattcaatttgaaaACCGCTCCTATATCCTATCGATAAAATGAAATTCGAAAACGAGTAAGAACGGTCATAAACTTCACTCATGTATAACCAATCGAATCGGGTGCGTGAGGTGCATACTAAAACAGCATTTCATACATTTCTTGTACTTGGTTTACGGTATGCAAAAACCACTCGCGAAGGATAGCGCGACTTAATGCTACCGGATTTCATTTGGCTTCACCTCGAAACGTTAGTACTGGTCATAAAAGATAGGACTCTTAAAAAGCAACACTGTACCAGGCAAACGTGTACGTACCATCGTTACAAAAAGCACATACAGAGACGTTCCCTTTGGTACGCGAAGCACGTACATTAATGGTTAATCTATGTGGAATTATTTTggcgaaagtgaaagaaaaccaaacagaATAACACGGGATGAGCTGCTGTTGTTCATGACTAGCATCATCGGCTCAAGGGTGGGCGTTTGAAAGCTaaaacaggaaaagaaaaacaatcatctAAATGGGGAACGAATTTTACACCGATCACTTGTGAGGTCGCGTGACTCGAGAGGGGTTTTCTAATTTCATCCTTCgttgcaaaattaaattaaaaaactttCACTCCATGGGGAATTGTAAATCGTGAGTAACCAATGAGCTAAATGTGTCATTACATGATCGAGAGTCCGAGTTTATCGAGCTCAACATGGAGTCGCAAAAACTGTAATTTCAAACATCATGCTTCACTTAAACGCTGAGCGGGGTTTCTATAGTTTTTTCGAGCTacaaaaaattgtttgaatgagatatgtatatttttcattaactCGATTGTGATGTTGTAAAAATATGCGATAAGCATATACTGGTGGGCTCAAACAACATTGGAAGAATAACGTGTCTTAAGAGCGTTCATAACTCTTTTAAGTGTCACTTATTCTCCACAAGAAAGAAGGTTTCTGAGCTACAAACAATTCTCAGATTTATATTTATAACCTTCTGCCAAATCAGCTTTCAAATGCCATCTGATCCATTTCCGAGTACCTACAACTTTTCGTTACTAACTTCACCAGCAGGAAAGTTGGGTTGGCTttctttggtttgttttttccctattATTCACAAGAATGTCGTCGTTTCCGCTTTATTTAGGGAGGTTTGCTCTGtcattttccatcgattgttttctatatttttccaACATCGGGGAGTCTATCTCATTCGGTGGATGTTGAACAAGTGAACGAGAGCATGCTCATTTATTTATATGTTTACATGGTTACCAACATTTTCGATACGTTCGTTGAAGGCGTTCGCTTAGTCAACTGTTATCGGATTGAACTTTGACTCATCTTTCTCCTTCGAATTGCGAGTCCTTTGAACCAATCGAACGGAAATTGCTGATGTACTGTGCACGTGTAACCATTTTCCTGCCTTGACAGAATGAGCCGAAACATGGAAGCTTACTTCATCTGAAGGTAACGCCAACAGCAAATACTGGATGGATTTGAATCCGATTGGATCAGTTTTCATAATGATGGGGCTATGTTCGAAGAtcaaatggaagaaaaccGGCAAAACAATTGATTTTGAGATgcgatttaaaaacactatataaaaacaaaatgataacgaACACGGTATTGTATGTGAAATCGTCATCATGGTTCATAAGATATTTAGCATTGCATTTAGAActgattttatttactttcttgAAAGAACGTTCATTTAGTTTGAAACTATTTCAATAGCCGACCTTAAATTTCATCAGTAAGCTGCTTCATGAAAAGCATGAAAACTACGATTCCGTCAGGGCTTAGTTTTGTGGAAAAGATGGAAACCTCTCTAAAACATTCATGGCTATGTTAGCATCAACTCCTACAGGGCCAACTAGCTCTACTTTCCAGCGCCGAAATCTTCTTCAATTAGGGCTGTCATAATAAATCAGGATTAACAGTAAAGAATGGATTTTCGATCCATTGGCATTTGCAAAAGGTTCCGCTACAAATCCCACTAAAGCACTGGGCATTCGCCTCCAGCGCCATCCGCGGAATGGAGTGTGGCAAAAATATTCCGTGTACGCTTTGCGCCTAAATCATCTAATCTTGGCAATGGAGTACCCATTGGAGTACCCTttgaatatcttttttttttctcgagtcACGTTTCGATGGTCAGTTGAAAAAAGAGCGTTAGCTGAAAATCGGTGTATCTGCTCCATTCGTAGGTTGTAAAAGTTGGGACTTTTAAAGCTGGTTGGGGCAAATAAATTGATCACGATTagttaaatttcttttttatacgCTCCTTGCACTTGAAATCGATGTCAACTTTCATAACATATCATCTATTTTTGCACGATCTATAGAATACTATGAGAGAttcggtggaagaaaaatcaatttaattgtTCAAGTGCGAAACAACGACGGATCTTTCGTTGGTAGTTCGGTAAGTTGTACAGCACAGACACAAACGACACTGATGCCTCGGTGCAGTCGTCTCACCGCCGTCCAGATTCCGAAAACCATCGCCGAAAGCGTGGACAAAAAATGAGACCGATTACGGTTATTAATGACGCCGGGATCAGAATCGAATTTATCATCATTACTACTGTGGACGCTCCGTTCTGGATTCGCAACGAGAactgtatgtatgtatgcgGGAAAAACTCGGTTTGCGGCAAGTGGAAAGCCATCATGGTACAATTGAGGGTCagtcgggggtttttttttgtttcgctacgAACGGAACATTCCGACTGATTCCGGGAAAAGGCGATATTTTCCACCAATACCGTGGAAATCGAGGGAATGATGCACATTCGAGATGCATTCCGCAAAGCGCTCCAAAAGATGGAGATAATCCAGCGACGTGTTCGCCGACTCGAAAGGGTTGTTGGAAAATGGGTGGTGGTGAGGTGGATGGTAGAGGGAAAGGgtggagggggagaggggggggggggtttctgACGACACTGGCTTCGATGGCGGTTGAGAAAGCGATGGGTCtgttcaaagaaaaacatcgaacCAAGTTGTCGGTAGAGGGAAGCAAGGAGAGGCCAATATCAACCCTTTTCGTAGTCTCAATGGTTTCGCCaatgtgtgtgtacgtgtgaaGGAATACGTGCgcaaaaaagagaaacgatCACCCTAAAAGGACCAAAGCACGAGAAGAAGGCCCGAGGattcgccttttcccactgacatgaaaagttttccgacggtcaaaattaaacacagCGTCTGTAtggttgtgtgtgcgtgtgtgtgcatgaGTTGGATCCGTTTGCATTCGGCTGGCACACACAGCCGGCCAGCCCGTTTGTGTTCGACGGTTTGCGTAATTGAAGCAAATTGAACGATAATTTTAATCATGATTTACTGGAATGCCAATTTGTCTTCCGTTTTAGTGTGCAAGTGTGCATTTCCCATGCTTCGAAAAGGGGGTCACCGTTGCAGCCGGACGCAGCGCGACGGGAAAAACCCCACGCCGACGAATGGCCGCAGTACTGCTCAATCGGAACGTTTTACTAGTGGTGAAACCGGTCGTGGTAGCGCATGAGTTGGTCGAAATGGAGTCGGAAAAAACCGCGCCAGTGAATTGTGGGAAATTACTTCAGCAACCGCTCCCGGTTTATCGTTCGTTCGGCACATTTCGTGACGGAAATGTAAAGTGGAAGTGCAGGTTTTTGTCTAGATTGCTTCGGAATagttggaaatattttttaattctgtacacactcacacatgcAGACACATCGAAACTAAGTGTCTTGATTTGGATTTCAAATGTAAACAGTAAACTCGACACCCAGTCTTTCAAATGCAAGCAAACAGTGACAACCACCTGCAAGAGTGTGTATCGACTTTTCTTGCCCGACAAAAAAAGTGGGAGGAAAACATGCTCGCGTGTACAATTTTTCGTTGCGTCATGGTCAGTAATTGCGATACAACGTCAGCTTGCTCTCGTTAGAACATGTTTTTGCAGCTGCATGCAGTCTGTAGCATTTCCTCCTGATCGATCAgtccctttttccttttgctagCGTACAATTACTCATActgaattgaattttaacaTTCCTTTCAAACCCTGATCATCTTAAGCTTTCTTTTCTCCGCATTCCGAGCGGCTCAAATTATCTCGAATGGTTTCgggatttttttccctcaacCATCTAACCGCTGGCATTGGATTGGAAAAAGGGGGGGCTTTCTCTCCCGTCGCATTTCGGTGCGCGGCGAAATTTCGCAAACGGAAGATATGGCCTCGGAAAACCGGATCGTAAC
This window harbors:
- the LOC131284239 gene encoding chorion peroxidase-like, with the protein product MLSCPSEEKFSELEKEAFIKAVAELLGNEDKSQSSCYLIGPTEFDHGFFQTKSIEGSEDLNVRRTLTTDKFLKALAQKYGKCQLRNLLEGKCHSNVTLSCCNGSEQISCDPDYPYRSYDGSCNNLNNPSWGRSGNALKYPIAPCYSDLVSKPARSKSGSALPQNRKLISELSEFLQDYGPNTSSSLNMFLMFFFELVSSDMIGRVHKRTQRSTQGFRGCRADGLDRSAFVSPLAHPLRVNQNDPYYGSDGISCLNFSPQEKANDRCELKYVAERNMQSSYLDLSSLYGTQSHYDAEGKLDLFHCGTTATLVQKAPLTAQFQAIAGLFGQLHNYCVDRVRSCPQSKGLVQERCRALTIGVYQKILYDQLLPLLFGEELYNRCGLSCEYNPYVESTVSQVYKNGPGRFPHFWIPDQMMYKPEGKSEWLPFNVFFREHEKFDCTGTLEGVLESPIQTDRLVDAIVNKFYTLDGCRGTCLPCLDLARNRDSGLCPLVTYKHFIEQRVGETGDSKCYSTFQDLSDMFDPELCKFLEQHYESPSDVDVLLAFLDRRAYPGAAMPKLVSQTTCLEFKRLKCTDRFFYSWNPNLGEGARHLIEILDFTALLALFTNMHEVPLEPFVVDSPKVAAKDVRKYLESVEYLFCQL
- the LOC131288775 gene encoding chorion peroxidase-like: MEQEALERAVAEMQNNEVFAMNPANLMHAGEFDDGLFQTKPIKGFEELGVRRSLTTQKFLQALAQKYGVCEIKNLLEGRCYSNATLTSCKGTEQIKCDRSDPFRSYDGSCNNLKHPTWGRRGNPLKYSIAPCFSDLVSKPARSKSGKPLPRNRVLISDIVKVLDETSSGRTSKMSMHTVFFSEVVNGDMIGRATKRTRKATNGFRGCLAGGSDRSSNVSPLTNPLRVQPNDRYYGPLGVRCLNFNPQEKANDRCELKYAADRNLESSYLDLSILYTDEPQYDEQGKLKLFQCGTSEAIALSEPISVQKIAVSGLFGYLHNYCVDRVALCPKGSDRRSVRERCRALTIGVYQKIIYEQLLPFLFGEELYERCGLNCEYNPHVESAVSQVYKSGPGRFQHTWIPDQMMYKPGGKSQWLPFNVFFHDHEKFDCTATLAGLVESPIQVGRLSSAYANIFYTENGVHGTCLTCIDLGRNREAGLCPLVTLKHYIEQLIGEESTCYNTFEDLRDMFSPELTDLLKQYYESPSDVDVLLSILEKRRYPGSKLPKFVSQVTCLEFKRLKCTDRLFYTWNPHLGEGARHLIKALDFTALFALFTDMPDVPLEPFIVDGPRVAASDVRSYVKSLDYLFCHL